Below is a window of Chroogloeocystis siderophila 5.2 s.c.1 DNA.
AATATCATCCGCGAAGCTGTAGCCAATTCGTTGCTTTATGGTGATATTACTTGTCCTGGTGGGAATATGTATCCGACTCGGCGTTATGCAGCTTGTATCCGCGATTTAACGTTATTTTTACGTTATGCTACTTATGCAATGCTAGCAGCCGATCCTTCGATTTTAGATGAGCGAGTGCTTGATGGACTTAAGGAAACTTACGATTCATTAGGTGTTCCTATCCAGCCTACGATACAAGCAATTCAAGCAATGAAGGAAGTTACGACTCGCTTGGTGGGTGCTGAAGCGGGTGGAGAAATTGGGATGTATTTTGACCATATCTGTAATGGTTTAAGTTAAACGTTTTCTCCAATGATTTTTTGGTATTGAGAAGCCCCCTAAATCCCCCACAAGTGGGGGATTTAGAATTAGGGGAGGGGTTTTTATCTATGCACCATATCTATATCCAAAGGTTTTACCATGTGTACTTGTTCGAGTTGGGTAAGTTGTTTCGTAGAGTTTACGCGGTATTGAGTGTGGATAGTTGACATTAGATTGATCCTCGGCTGGGCTTTCGTAAAACGAGTTTGAATGATTTTTGGGATAGCTAAATTCGTAAAGAACTTTTTGATTTTGCTGTGGGTTAATGAAGCTTGGCTTTCCATTTGGGCGCGAAGGATTATAAAGATTGTCATTCGCGGGTTGTTGATACGCAAAAGCTGGTTTTTGCTTAATTATTGGAGTTTCGTAAAACGTGTCTAAATTAGATTGTGGCTGGTAATTAAAATGTTTTTGATACGCTAAGTTGGGATTGGGTAAGATTTCTGAGAAAGCATTTTTCCAAGATTCTAATACTGGTTCAAAGTAACTCGCAGCTAGCCCAAAATGCCATATCGAACCTTGAAGAACAACAAACGCAAGGTAAAAATAGGCGTTGGCTAACCAAATTCGCGATGTGGGTTCGGGATCGCCTGGAATATAAAAGTGGGGTAAGAGAAATAAATTAAACTGCGATCGCACGCCATAAAACTCTTCAGGATACACCAGCGTGTTAAATCCGCAATAAAACGCCCCAGCAAATCCAACGAGTGACAGCGCAAATAGCGAGTACCCTAAAATTGCATTTCCAGAAAAGATAAACCGCCGTTTGACCCAATCAAAAGGTTCGCGGGAAAGATGCCAGATTCCCCCTACAATGAGCAGTACACCGGCGTAGATATGACCGCCAACGACATCTTCTAAGTTGTTTACCGTAAATAGATGCAAGATGCGATCGCTAATTACCAGTGGATTGAGCGTTGGATTTGTCACAACTCGCACTGCACCTAGATTAGCATCGTATAAACCACCAAAAAACATTGCTTTAGCAGCGACAAGTAACGCGCCTAAGCCCAAGAAAATGAGATGATTACCTAAAATCAACCCTAATTTCTTCGGGTCATCCCAGCTAAAATGATAGCGACGTGCTAGTAATTTCTCTTCTTCTAAGCTTTCAGCAACTTTAGTGCGATGAAACCAAGTACCAACTGCAAATACGAGCGATGAGATAATTAAGACAACAGCGATCCGAAAATAAGGCTGAGTATCGATCGCTTGATTATTTAATACACCCCAACCTTGGGTTGCTAAACGCGGTAGCCAAAATAGCTTTTGCTCATACATTGGTTGCGTTGGCGAGTAGCGCGCAATTTCCCACAAAATCCACGCACCAACACCAAAACATACAATCGCTGCGTGTGCAATATGTGCAACAAGAAATGTTCCTGACAAGTTAATAAATCGGGCATTTCCAGCCCACCAAGGATGTTTGACCTTGTTTTTGCTGGATGTTTGCATTTTATTAAAACCTCAGTTTCAAAGGTTTCCTGGTCAATAACAAGAGCGTTTCGAGGAAATCCCAGCTAACAAAACTGTCACAAACCTTGACAAAATAGCGAAAAATTATCTTTAGTGTCATTATTATTAGCTGTTAGAAATATCGCAATTAATTGCAGTATTTTTTAACTTTATGCAATTTTTTGTAATCTAAACAACTAGTCACTAGCTACAAGCTAAATGCTAACAGCTAATAGCTTTTCAACACCGACGCAAACGAGTTAACAGTACCACGATCGTATCAATTGCTTGCCGAATTGCTGTTGCTGGTAAATTGGATTGATTAACAAGAATACTAAAAACTAACGGCTCATAGCTAGTTGCATTGAGATAACCGGATAAAGCAACAACACCAGTCATCGTGCCAGTTTTTGCTTGGACAATACCTTGTGCTGGTGTATTCTGAAAGCGATTTTTCAAAGTACCACTGATTCCCGCAATGGGTAAGGAATTCCGATAGATATTGGAACTCGCCATGACTCTTAATGTTTGGACTAAAGCTTCTGGACTCACCAAATTATGACGCGATAAACCAGCACTATCGGCTAATACATAACTACTCGGAGCAATGCCTAAGGTTGTCAAGGTATCACGAACAATCTCTAAACCATTCGTATTACTACTTGCTTGAGCGGCGATCGCCTGCAATAATGCTTCAGCATAGAGATTATTGCTATTCTGATTTGTCTCAACCAAAAGTTGGGCGAGTGGTGGTGATGTAACTGCGGCCAGTTCCTGAGTATTTTCTTGAGTCGTACGCGCGACAACTGTTTGCTGAGTCGTAATTCCTGCATTTGCGAGCGCCCGACGGAAATGCCGTAAAAAGTGTTCTGTAGGTTCAACGACTGCTAAACTAACTGATCGCGGTTCAGCATCGATACTCAAGTTACCTGCAATTTGCAGTACTGCACCTTTTAAGTTACGACTTACACTTGTTGTCGTTGTTTCCCCCGCAGGAACCGTTAAAGATTCATTTTCAACCCGCCACCATATCGCTTCGGCTGGATCGCTCCATTGTACCCGTAACGGTTGACCGATCTGTTGGGGCAATAACTTTAGCTCTACCGCATTTTGATTTAAAATAAAGTTACCAACTGGCGCGCCGTAATCTACCTGAACATCTTCCCATTCCCAAGTAGGATTGACTACACTACCGCGAAAGTAACTATCATCAGCAATGAGTTGGTTGACTTGGCGAATTCCGCGACGACTCAACTGTCGAACTAACGCTTGTAGTTGCGTGTCAGTGAAACTGGGATCTCCGCGCCCGACAATCCGCAAACCGCCACGACTCGCATACACGGAGGTACGAATTTGAAATTGTGAACCTAGTCGTTGCAATGCGGCTGCGGTTGTAAGTAACTTGGCGTTTGATGCTGGAATAAAATACTTTTGCGCATCTTGGCTATAAAGATTTTGCGCTGTGGTGAGTGTTTGAATTGAAATTCCCCACCGTAATCGACTAAATTGAGGACGATTGGTAATCTGTTCAATAGCTGTCCCAATTTGTGCAGGGCAAAGCTGTTGTGGAGATTGCTGTTCAATTGCAGGTTGTGTTTGCGCAATTGCAGATTTGGTGCCTTGGGCAAAGAAAAATAGGAGTAGTAAGCTAATATACTTAAGCTTCACGCGATCGCTGTTACTGATAGTAAAACAAATTCATTTAGCGAGTATGCCACGAACTTGAACGCAATAACAGTGAGGTTGAAAACTAGTAAGTTATTTACTTTACTGACGCGAAAACTGCTGCAACAACGAACGAGTAAAATTTTGTGTATTTTAGAAGCTATCATGTATAGCAATTATGGGAATACTACGACGAAACTACAAAAGACCCAACGTCGAGACCGAATTATATTCAAGACGTTCTAATAGATTGCTATCAAGATTTGCGATCGCGCTTTCTACTTTGGCAATCATCTTGAGTTCTCTGACACTTGCACGAGTGTTTACACTACAACGTGAGGTAGAAGCGCTAGAAGCTTCCCTAGAGCAATTAACCGCCATACCGTCGCCAACTGCTACTAACCCATCGAACACAACAGATAGTAATATTCCGACACCGCCGCCTGTCATTGCACCCGATTCCACCATAGCACCATCTCCAACTGCAACACTAGAACCAGGTAGGTTTGTGCAGCCTGCTTTAAGTAATCAAGGGCAAGTCGAATTAATCAGAGTGAACCGAATTCCTGGTCAGTTTGATGTTGTCAACGTACAGATACGTATCCGTGCGCTTAAACCAAATATCCCCCTCTCAGAAAACATCGACTTAAATGGTACAACAGCCCGCAATCCAGGAACAAATGAAATATATAAAGTCATTAGTGGTGAATCAACAGGGGTTGTATCGTTGGGTGCGATGCAAAGTACTAACCAAACTACGGTTGATGCTTATGTATGGTTACAAGTACCAATGCAAGTCAACGTGATTGATATTTATATTCCTAATACTGAACCTTTTGCAAATGTGCCAATTGCGAGTTAAACAGATTTTCTGTACAAATAATATTTAAGCCCACAGACTGAAGTCTGGAGCCATGGAAGCTAAGTGTGCCTGCGCACACTTACTTGATAGACCAAAGAGGTGGTTTTCGTTTGATTAGCCGCAACTTCAGGTGCTAGGTTTACAATTTAGTCCCGCACTCTGGACAGAATTTGTTCGTGCTGACGTTTTTTGCACCGCAATCGCTGCAATAGATGAGTTCGGCTACTGTTTCCTCTTTGGGGCGTTCGGGTAAGCCAATCATTTGAGCATTGCTTTTACCTGGGGCAACCATAGGATAGCAGTTTTCATCGCGGGTTACGTGGGCGTCAACTAAAACAGGCCCATCATGCGCTAGCATTTCGGCGATCGCATCTTGCAATTCATTGCGACTGCGAATCACCATTCCCTTGATACCATAGGCTTTTGCCAGTAACTCAAAATCTGGCATCGCCGGTTCCATATTTGAGGAAGAGTATCTTTCGCCATAAAACGCTTGTTGCCATTGACGTACCATGCCTTGCCAACCATTATTAATAATGACTGTCTTGACATTAATGCCATAATGTGCTATTGTTCCTAACTCTTGGAGATTCATTTGGAAACTTGCATCGCCACTGATACAAATAACTTGCTCATCGGGTAACGCTACTTTTGCGCCTATTGCAGCAGGTAAGCCGAAGCCCATCGTTCCTAATCCAGCGCTGGAAATCCAACGACGCGGACCATTTTTCAAAAATTGTGCTGCCCACATTTGGTGTTGACCAACATCGGTTGTGTAGTACGCATCTGGGGCTTGGCGACCAACCTCAAAAATGACTTCTTGCGGTGCAATACTGTGGTCGTGGTGTGGTACGACTAAGGGATATTCTTCTCGCCAGCGGTTAATGCGATTGAGCCATTCTTGCGTTTGATTTGACGTACCAGAGATTCCCGCAGTGTGAGTGCGGCGCAATAATTCTTTGAGAACGTTGCGCACATCACCGACAATGGGTACATCGGGCGTGCGGTTTTTACCAACTTCTGCTGGATCGATGTCGATGTGAATGACTTTAGCGTGCGAGGCGAATTCATCTAACTTACCTGTGACGCGATCATCAAATCTTGCGCCAACACAAATAAGCAAGTCGCACTCACTCACCGCAAAATTCGCATACGCTGTACCGTGCATTCCTAACATTCCTACCGATAGCGGATGGTGTTCGTCAAACGCACCGATCCCCATCAGCGTTGTTGTTACAGGAATATTAAATAATTCGGCGAGTTGTTTGACTTCAGCATGGGCATTTGCGGCGATCGCGCCACCACCTACATACAATAGCGGCTGCCGTGCTTGACGAATTAAGTCAATCGCTTGGACAATTTGCCGAGGATTTCCCTTGACCGTTGGGCGATACCCTGGTAGCTTAACGCTTCCTGGTTCTACAGGAATGTAGTCAAACTCTTCTAACCCAACGTCTTTCGGAACATCAATTAAAACAGGTCCTGGACGTCCAGAACTAGCGATGTAAAATGCTTCGGCGACGATGCGCGCCATATCTTTGGGGTCGCGCACGACATAAGAGTGCTTAACTATTGGTAGCGTGATCCCGTAGATATCAGTTTCTTGAAACGCATCCGTACCAATTGCCGCACGCGATACTTGTCCCGTAATAATCACCATCGGGATCGAGTCCATGTGTGCGGTAGCAATTCCTGTCACTAAATTTGTCGCCCCTGGACCGGAAGTTCCAAAACAGACTCCGACTTTTCCAGTTGCCCGCGCATAGCCGTCGGCTGCATGCGCCGCACCTTGTTCGTGTCTTACCAAAATGTGCTGAATTCCACCAGCAGCTTCGGCGCGATACAGTTCATCGTAAATTGGGAGAATTGCACCACCAGGATAACCGAAAATGTGTGTGACACCGTGACGCTTAAGACTGTCAATCAAGGCATAACCACCGGTTGCCCGTTTTGGTGCTTTAATTGGTGGTGCTGAGACTTCGGGCTTGAGCCGAGGTTCAGTTTCTAAGGAGATGTTGTTTGATCGCGACTCTTCGTAGGGAACGCTTCGTGAACGCACTGGTAAGACCTCACGCAATGGCTAACTTGATTAGGGTTGGCTTTTGTATTTTAAAATGCATTTTAACTCGAAATTCTATTCTAATCTTCAGTGGAATTCTTGTGTCTAATAGTAGAAAAAATACTTGCAAAAATAAATATTACTTCTGACATTGCAGTATCACATCAATTCAAATTCTCGCAATACATCCAAATCCTCTTTCCTGCACTCCCAATGTAAGGATCATGCAAGCAAAAGCGGATCACAGCACATCGCGAAGCGTGCTGCGCGTGTTTTTCCATGCCCAAAATCCTACGATAACGACAAAAACACTCATTCCCAACAGCACAGCGCGTAAGCCGAGTGCATCTGTCAAAGGTCCTGCGATCGCCAGTGGTAAACTTAAGGCAATATTGACTGCATTGTTTTGAAATCCGAACACTTTACCATGCATTTCTGGCGGCGTTTGCTGTTGAATTAAAGTTTGCATTGGTACACCAATCAATGATGCACCTAAGCCGAGTAATGCACTTAATCCTAACCCAAGCGGTAAACTATTGGTAAAAGTAAATACCGCCAGCACAAACGCCATACTTAAAAATCCGTATAAAGGTAAAGGTTTATGGTGAAAGCGATCGCCCCAATGTCCTAAGACGCCTGCACCTAAAGCCATCCCGACTCCCGAAGCTGCTAATAAAAAGCCAAATTGTGTTTCTCTTAAACCAATTTCTGCTGCAAGCTCGATCGTCAAAACTGTTAATGCCGCGAATACGGAGTATAAAAGTGTTAATTGCAGCACCGCGTTCCACACCAAGCGATTGCGTTGGAGATAGCGCAAGCCTGCTTTGAAGTCACTCCAAGGATGAACCGTTCTTAACTTGATATCTGCGGGCGCTTTTTCTCTAAAAGTGACAAGTTGCATAATAACGCCAGAAAGTAAATACAACCCACCTACTAATAATTCTCCACCGTATTCAGTGTTCCAATTACGCGCCAAACTCAGCATAGGTTCTCCTACCGCAAAGCCGACGATTAATGCTCCCATTGTTGTTGTTGCAAATAAGGCATTTGCTGCCATTAAATTCTCTCGCCTTACCAACAGCGGAATTGCAGCTTGTTCTGCGGGTGCAAAAAACTGTGTCACCGTGGAGATAGTAAACGTCAGAATTAACAAAATTAAAAATTCTCTTGGCAACCACGGAATAGCGATTGTGAGGATACCGCGCACTATATCTGCTGCAACAAGGACAGGTTTTTTTTGATAGCGATCGACAAAGATTCCGCCAGCCGAACCAAAGAAAATTGCGGGTAGGGTAAATGCCAGCATGAGTGTAGATCGCATCGAGTTTTCCATACCTGGAGTTGTTTGATATTTCGCCAACAGTGCAATCAGCAAAACAAAGAAAACTTTATCAGCGATTTGGGAAAACAACTGCCCAATCCACATCAATATGAAAGGTTGATTCTTGAGTAAGGCGCGAAATCCTCTACCAAAATCGGGTGGTTCTTCAACAGGAAACATAAACTTAGAAGTTAGGAGCGAGTGAATGGATAATTAAAGTAATAATGACTAGCTATAAGCACACAAGTCGGTCAACTAGCATTTCTGATTTTGTATTGCTCTAACAGCATAATCAAAAATTCAGCAGCAGTCAGAGATATTAAAGGTTGTGAGTTTTCTACGTAACAGCCAGAAACATTTTGTGGCGATCGCCATAATGTTAAATGATCGACCGCAGGTTCGGCATAGAAATTAGCACTACCACTTCCTAGCATCGCAGAACTCCAGTGCGTAAAGTAATCATGACTGAGGCGATGTAAAGGAAAGTTGCCAAAAAGGGGAACTCCCCAACCGTCGATTGCAATCAAAGCTAAGACTTGTCCGCCTAAACTTTGCCACAGGCTTGCTGCTGTAATTGCACCGACTACGCCTGCACTAAAAGCGATAAAGACAACGGCGGGCGATGACTGCTGCGGATCGCCAAGCTGCGATTGTAAAAACTGCAAAATGTGGAGTGGTGACAACACTGTATAGTCGTGCGTTGGAAAAACCAAAAAATTGTTGACATAACTCGAAGTGGCGTTTAGCCCTTGAATAAATTCTTGCGTCAATTCGGGTGCGTGAACACCTGGACAGATTACGATAGACACCAGTCTTTAGAGGTAAAAAGATTCCGTGAACTTACTCTAGTCATCTTGGGCGGCATTAAAGCAAACTTTAATGACTCAATTGCAACAAGTCATGCAGGAATAAAGCAGAGATGGACTCAACAATGAGCCAAGGGGTGAAAGGTAACACCGATTCATCACCAGACGAAGTTGCCAGACTACAAGCACTTTACCAGTGCCACATTCTTGATACGGCTCCTGAAAAAAACCTTTGATGGAATTACGACCTTAGCTGCATACATTTGTCAGACACCTATTGCTCACATTAGCTTGGTCGATACGCAACGTCAATGGTTTAAATCGAAGGTGGGAATCACAACAACAGAAACCCCGCGTTGTTTTTCTTTTTGTACGCATACTATTAGTCAATCGGATATTTTCATTATTCCAGACACCTTAGCTGATGAACACTTTGCCACAAGTCTACTAGTAACTTCAGATCCTTATATTCGCTTTTATGCAGGCGTACCTCTGACTACGGTTGAAGGTTACAGTATAGGCGCGCTATGTATCATGGATTATGTTCTGCGAGAACTCACTTTTGCCCAGGTAGAAGCATTACGGAAACTTGCGCTTCAAACGATTTAACTAATCGAGTTATGCCGGAATTTGGGAGAATTGGATAGTGCTATGATTCGACGTCAAAAAATAAAACAAGGTAGTTCTTTCCTCAAAAATGTTGCAGCAGGATTTGGTTTAACTTCGCTAATTTTAATTATTATTAGTATTGTTTCCTACCGTAATCTGAATGGGCTTATTCGCACTTACAACCAAGCAATAAACTCGCATAAAATCCTAGAAAAACTAGAAGCTGTAGTTTCTCAAATGAAAGATGTGGAAACTGGGCAGCGTGGTTATGTTATTACTGGTCAGGACAATTATTTAGAGCCATACAATGCAGCAACTGTTTCAGTTACTCAACAACTCAAAGAGTTGAGATATTTAATAGGAAACAATCCAAAGTATCAGCAACATCTGAAGAAACTTGAGTTACTCATTAAGCAGAGAATTGCTGTCAGTCAGTATGTAATTGATACACGAAAGAAATTTGATTTTGAAACGGCGAAGAAATTGAACAGCAAGAAAATGCAATTTTAGAGCAGCGATCGCGACAAGCTCAAGCAAATTCTTACTTTACAGTTTCTGCCTTTACCGCTGGTATTATACTCAATTTGTGTTTGCTTTGTAGAATATATTATTTCACATATCGAGAAATTAATCAGCGCCAGCAAACTGAGCTTATCCTCGAACAAGAGCATGACTTTACCTCCGCAGTACTCAATACAAGTGGTGCGTTAGTTCTCGTTACGGATACTCAAGGTAAAATTGTGCGTTTTAATCAAGCTTGTGAAAAGTTAACTGGCTATGTTTTTAGTGAAGTTAGAGGTAAGAATTTTTGGAATTTAGTTATTTCTCCAGAGGATATCACGCAAGTGATCGCCTTATTTCGCCAGGTACAAACTGAGTTTCCGCAGCAATGTGAAAGTTACTGGATAACGAAGAATGGCGATCGCCGCTTTTGAGGTATTCGCACCACTCATTAACCCAACACTGGTTACGAGTAACACACTCAATACCCAAGAAATCGAGAAGCTTTTATTCATAAGTTAACTCCTCAGAGGGATGCTTACAAATTACCAGTAGAGTGTGACGGTTATGTAATTAACTTATGGCAACCACATGACTAGTCGTTAGAAAACTGTAAAGTAAAGATTAGCAATAGACTAGCGCGACGATAGTAGTTTTCAGCCTATATAGCAAGCCTTCAATTTAATATCTCGCTGTTAACTGGTAACTGCAAACTGTTGACCTAGACTTGTCATTTGAGATTTATGTTGGCGTCACATGAATGACAATTTAAAGAAATAACATCTGACTAAAGATAGAATAAGCTAAATAAATGAAATTTTCTCGAAAGGTTTTCATTAGCTTTGTGGGGGCGAGCGTGATTCTTACTGCTATTGGTTACTGGTACGTATTTATTGAAGGTGCGCCGCAATTCGATCCACCACAAGAAGAAACAACAAAAGAAACAGGGCTGACGTTTCAACTTGCGAGTTTTGATAGTCAAGCAATGCGTTCACCTCGCACTTACGGTATCATTTTGCCACCAAATTACAGTCAAAACCAGCAAAAGCGCTACCCAGTAATTTTTCTACTACATGGTGGTCATGATGATGCACGTGCTTATGCCGACAAATATGCAATCATAACTGTGTTACATGACTTGTACGTAAGTAAAAAGTTACCGCCATCAATAGTGATTACACCAGATGGTAACGATAATCGCGGTTCGAGTCCTTTATGGGATCCTGACTATTATGATGGACCGAATGGTAAGGTGGGAACATTAATCGGTTCAGAGTTAGTACAAGTTGTTCAATCGCGCTACCGAACGCTAGAAAATCCGCAGTTTTGGGCGATGGGTGGTATATCGTCAGGAGGTTGGGGAGCCTTGAATATTGGGTTACATCATTTGAACAACTTCAATATTTTATTTAGCCATGGCGGTTATTTTACAGATAATAGTGGTTGGCAAAATAGCCCGCAACAATTTATACAAACTTTGCCTACCCAGGAGCGTCAACGGTTGCGGATTTATTTAGATGCAGGTCAAAACGATACCGATTTTCTAGCTTCTACCCAAACTTTTCACAAAACGTTAAATCGGTTAGGAATCGCCAATGTTTTCTATACCTTTCCTGGCGGACATGGTTTATCGGGAGCAGATATCGGTTGGAACTACTTTCACAAGCATTTGTACGATTCACTCGCGTATGTGGGAATGCAGTTTATGCAAGCTGAGAAATGATAATTGGTCGTTGTCATTATTCAATATCACCCATGACCGATGATCGAATCTAAAAAACTGTTTAGTGATATCCACCCATTTTTAAAGCTATGCGCGATCGCACCAGAACTCGGCTTGGACTTTGGACAGCAGCAATTCTGACCGGATTAGTTGGAGTTGTGAATCTAATATCAGCTGTAACTCCTAGTTTACCAGAGCGGATTCGCTGGTTAGAACAAATTTTTCCGTTTGAAGTGCGGGCGGGCGGTCATATCTTTGCAGCACTTACGGGGTTTATTTTACTGACGCTAGCAACTAACCTTTTACGACGCAAACGTGTTGCTTGGATACTGACGATCACCTTATTAGTTATCTCGATTCTTAGCCACTTACTCAAAGGACTCGACTATGAAGAGAGTTTACTTTCTGGGGTAGTGCTGGTGCAATTAATAGTCATGCGCCGTACCTTTTGCGCAAAATCAGATCTGCCTTCGCTAGCGCAGGGAGTGCGAGCTTTACTCGCGGCGTTGCTGTTTACACTCGCGTATGGAACTGTTGGATTTTACTTACTAGACCGCCAATATTCGATGAATTTTAGCCTGAGTGGGGCTTTATTTCAGACCTTGGCGATGTTTTTTACCGCTGATAATGCGGGACTGCAACCAAGAACGCGCTACGGTAGCTTTTTTGCAAATTCAATCTATATTATTGGTGCCGTGACTTTTGGTTACGCATTGCTGCTGCTACTACGTCCTGTATTGCTGCGTAATGCGGCTGCTCCGACCGAGCGACAACGGGCAAAAGCAATTGTACAGCAGTATGGTCGCTCGTCTTTGGCGCGGTTTGCTCTGTTAGATGATAAGTTTTACTACTTTAGTCCTTTGGGTCAAAGTGTGATCGCATATGTTCCTAAAGGACGCGGTGCGGTTGCATTAGGTGATCCGATTGGTCCTGTTGAAGATCGCCGCGAAGTCATTTTTGGCTTTCAGCAGTTCTGCGAACGTAACGACTGGTATCCGGCTTTTTATCAAACTTTGCCTGACAATCTTGAACTTTACCAATCCTTGGGCTTTCAGGTATTACAAATCGGCGAAGAAGCGATCGTTGATTTGAAAACATTCACTTTACAAGGAAAAGCTGGTAAAAACTTTCGCACCGCCGTTAATCGTTTTACGAAGTCGGGGTATCAAGTCAAGTTTTACGAACCACCGATTGCTGATGAGTTATTACGCCAGTTAAAAACTGTCAGCGATGAATGGCTAAAGCTGATGCAAGGTTCAGAAAAGCGGTTTTCTTTGGGTTGGTTTGAGCAAGCTTATCTACGTGAGTGTGAAATTGCGGCGGTAGAAACTGCTGATGGCAATATTATTGCTTTTGCGAACGTGGTTCCAGAGTATCAACTTAACGAAATTACGATCGATTTGATGCGACATCGCCAAGATATTGAACATGGCGCGATGGATTTTTTATTTGTTTCGATGTTCCAGCATTTTCAAGCGCAAGGTTATGACGGGTTTAATCTTGGTCTTTCGGCGTTATCGGGAGTTGGTGGAAGTGCATCACCGCGTTTGGAAAAAGTCTTAGCGTATCTTTACGAGCATTTGAATCGATTTTATAACTTTAAAGGATTGCACGAGTATAAAGACAAGTTTCACCCGCGTTGGGAGACGCGCTATCTTGTGTATCCTAGCTGGAGTGCGCTTCCTGCGGTTGTGATTGCTTTAGTCCGCGCTGATTCTGGCGATCGCTTGTTGGATTATTTTAAACCAGGCGCATGATATGCAAAGCAATGTCTTTCCTTGGTTCTTTTTGTCTCAAGTAGCACCTGTGTTGGTGAGTTTTATACTAGTCAGCTTAGCAATTTGGATGGTTAATCAATTTCGCAAGTATCATCCTCTTAAAGTTCTGATATTAGGAATTTATGCGCTACAGCGACAACGGAAACCCCAAGGTACATCTCAATGAAAATATTTGCAGCTTTACCGCGATGGGTTACTTGGGGACTAACACTACCGCTGCTTATCCTCAATGGTTGGGTGTTGCTCATTGTATTGAATTATTTTCAGTCGATTGTATCTGTGTTTGTGACCGCGATGCTGCTGGCGTTTGTGTTAAGTTACCCAGTCAATTTGTTACAGCGATTTCGCCTATCTCGAACGCGTGCTGTGTTACTGGTGTTGTTACTGACGATCGCGCTATTGGTAATTTTAGGTATCACTTTAATTCCACTTTTAATTGAGCAGGTAAATGAACTCGCTAACAATATTCCACTCTGGATTGATTCAGGTAGTCAACAGCTACAGGCACTTCAATCTTGGGCAAATGCGCGTCGCTTACCTGTAGATGTCAGTAAACTTACAGTTCAACTCGAAGAACGGATACCAACTCAATTGCAAGCAATTAGTGGTGCTATTCTCACATTTTTGTTGAATGCGATCGGTAGTGTGTTGAATTTGATGCTCACGATTGTTTT
It encodes the following:
- a CDS encoding allophycocyanin subunit beta, with the translated sequence MQDTITSLINPADQRGKYLETEELEKLRRYFQSGELRVKAASAISNNAANIIREAVANSLLYGDITCPGGNMYPTRRYAACIRDLTLFLRYATYAMLAADPSILDERVLDGLKETYDSLGVPIQPTIQAIQAMKEVTTRLVGAEAGGEIGMYFDHICNGLS
- a CDS encoding chlorophyll A-B-binding protein, yielding MQTSSKNKVKHPWWAGNARFINLSGTFLVAHIAHAAIVCFGVGAWILWEIARYSPTQPMYEQKLFWLPRLATQGWGVLNNQAIDTQPYFRIAVVLIISSLVFAVGTWFHRTKVAESLEEEKLLARRYHFSWDDPKKLGLILGNHLIFLGLGALLVAAKAMFFGGLYDANLGAVRVVTNPTLNPLVISDRILHLFTVNNLEDVVGGHIYAGVLLIVGGIWHLSREPFDWVKRRFIFSGNAILGYSLFALSLVGFAGAFYCGFNTLVYPEEFYGVRSQFNLFLLPHFYIPGDPEPTSRIWLANAYFYLAFVVLQGSIWHFGLAASYFEPVLESWKNAFSEILPNPNLAYQKHFNYQPQSNLDTFYETPIIKQKPAFAYQQPANDNLYNPSRPNGKPSFINPQQNQKVLYEFSYPKNHSNSFYESPAEDQSNVNYPHSIPRKLYETTYPTRTSTHGKTFGYRYGA
- the dacB gene encoding D-alanyl-D-alanine carboxypeptidase/D-alanyl-D-alanine endopeptidase, which produces MKLKYISLLLLFFFAQGTKSAIAQTQPAIEQQSPQQLCPAQIGTAIEQITNRPQFSRLRWGISIQTLTTAQNLYSQDAQKYFIPASNAKLLTTAAALQRLGSQFQIRTSVYASRGGLRIVGRGDPSFTDTQLQALVRQLSRRGIRQVNQLIADDSYFRGSVVNPTWEWEDVQVDYGAPVGNFILNQNAVELKLLPQQIGQPLRVQWSDPAEAIWWRVENESLTVPAGETTTTSVSRNLKGAVLQIAGNLSIDAEPRSVSLAVVEPTEHFLRHFRRALANAGITTQQTVVARTTQENTQELAAVTSPPLAQLLVETNQNSNNLYAEALLQAIAAQASSNTNGLEIVRDTLTTLGIAPSSYVLADSAGLSRHNLVSPEALVQTLRVMASSNIYRNSLPIAGISGTLKNRFQNTPAQGIVQAKTGTMTGVVALSGYLNATSYEPLVFSILVNQSNLPATAIRQAIDTIVVLLTRLRRC
- the ilvB gene encoding biosynthetic-type acetolactate synthase large subunit, which encodes MKAPKRATGGYALIDSLKRHGVTHIFGYPGGAILPIYDELYRAEAAGGIQHILVRHEQGAAHAADGYARATGKVGVCFGTSGPGATNLVTGIATAHMDSIPMVIITGQVSRAAIGTDAFQETDIYGITLPIVKHSYVVRDPKDMARIVAEAFYIASSGRPGPVLIDVPKDVGLEEFDYIPVEPGSVKLPGYRPTVKGNPRQIVQAIDLIRQARQPLLYVGGGAIAANAHAEVKQLAELFNIPVTTTLMGIGAFDEHHPLSVGMLGMHGTAYANFAVSECDLLICVGARFDDRVTGKLDEFASHAKVIHIDIDPAEVGKNRTPDVPIVGDVRNVLKELLRRTHTAGISGTSNQTQEWLNRINRWREEYPLVVPHHDHSIAPQEVIFEVGRQAPDAYYTTDVGQHQMWAAQFLKNGPRRWISSAGLGTMGFGLPAAIGAKVALPDEQVICISGDASFQMNLQELGTIAHYGINVKTVIINNGWQGMVRQWQQAFYGERYSSSNMEPAMPDFELLAKAYGIKGMVIRSRNELQDAIAEMLAHDGPVLVDAHVTRDENCYPMVAPGKSNAQMIGLPERPKEETVAELIYCSDCGAKNVSTNKFCPECGTKL